In Actinomycetota bacterium, the following are encoded in one genomic region:
- a CDS encoding ribonuclease J produces MTPHHPQLTAPPPLADGALRIVALGGLGEIGRNMTVLEYAGRLLVVDCGVLFPEDAQPGIDLILPDFEYVADRLDDIEAIVLTHGHEDHIGAVPYLLRRRPDIPLLGSRLTLALLEAKLREHRMTPYTLEVSDGQRERLGPFALEFLAVTHSIPDAVAVAITTPAGVLLHTGDFKLDQLPLDGRLTDLNGFARLGDAGVDVLLIDSTNAEVPGFLAPERDIAPVLDRVLAAASGRVIVASFASHIHRIQQVIDAAVAHGRSFAFVGRSMVRNMGVARDLGYLTIPAGALVSLDQLADLPDGDVVLICTGSQGEPMAALSRIANRDHAIRVGSGDTVVLASSLIPGNENAVNRVINGLTREGAEVVHKGNALVHVSGHAAAGELTYVYNIVKPRNVMPVHGEWRHLRANKQVAVRTGVPDERVVVVDDGVVVDLVDGVLRVVGEVPCGYVYVDGSSVGDVTENLLKDRRILGEEGFISVVVAVDTVEGKVSAGPEIHARGFADDPSAFDDVLPRIAAALEDALRDGVLDSHQLERLVRRQVGKWVSDTHRRRPMIVPVVIEA; encoded by the coding sequence GTGACCCCGCACCATCCCCAGCTGACTGCGCCGCCGCCGCTGGCCGACGGCGCCCTGCGCATCGTCGCCTTGGGCGGGCTCGGCGAGATCGGCCGCAACATGACCGTGCTCGAGTACGCCGGGCGGCTGCTGGTCGTCGACTGCGGGGTGCTGTTCCCCGAGGACGCCCAGCCGGGCATCGATCTGATCCTGCCGGACTTCGAGTACGTCGCCGACCGGCTGGACGACATCGAGGCGATCGTGCTCACGCACGGGCACGAGGACCACATCGGCGCGGTGCCCTACCTGTTGCGCCGCCGGCCCGACATCCCGCTGCTGGGATCCCGGCTGACCCTCGCCCTGCTGGAAGCCAAGCTGCGCGAGCACCGGATGACGCCGTATACCCTCGAGGTGTCCGATGGACAGCGCGAGCGACTCGGCCCGTTCGCGCTGGAGTTCCTCGCTGTCACGCACTCGATCCCGGATGCGGTGGCCGTCGCGATCACCACTCCGGCGGGCGTGCTGCTGCACACCGGCGACTTCAAGCTCGACCAGCTCCCGCTGGACGGGCGGCTCACCGACCTCAACGGGTTCGCCCGGCTTGGCGACGCCGGCGTCGACGTGCTGCTGATCGACTCGACGAACGCCGAGGTGCCGGGCTTCCTGGCGCCTGAGCGCGACATCGCACCGGTGCTCGACCGGGTGCTCGCCGCGGCCAGCGGCCGGGTGATCGTCGCGTCGTTCGCGTCGCACATCCATCGCATTCAGCAGGTCATCGACGCCGCGGTCGCCCACGGCCGGTCGTTCGCGTTCGTCGGTCGCTCGATGGTCCGCAACATGGGAGTCGCCCGCGACCTCGGGTACCTCACGATCCCGGCCGGGGCGCTGGTCTCGCTGGACCAGCTCGCCGACCTGCCCGACGGCGACGTCGTGCTGATCTGCACCGGTTCGCAAGGGGAGCCGATGGCCGCGCTGTCGCGCATCGCCAACCGGGATCACGCGATCCGGGTCGGCAGCGGTGACACGGTCGTGCTGGCCTCCTCGCTGATCCCCGGCAACGAGAACGCGGTGAACCGCGTGATCAACGGGCTGACCCGCGAAGGCGCCGAAGTCGTCCACAAGGGCAACGCCTTGGTCCACGTGTCCGGTCACGCCGCGGCCGGTGAGCTGACGTACGTCTACAACATCGTCAAGCCGCGCAACGTCATGCCGGTCCACGGCGAGTGGCGGCACCTGCGGGCCAACAAGCAGGTGGCGGTCCGGACCGGCGTACCGGACGAGCGGGTCGTCGTGGTGGACGACGGCGTCGTGGTGGACCTGGTGGACGGCGTGCTGCGGGTGGTCGGCGAGGTCCCGTGCGGCTACGTCTACGTCGACGGCTCCAGCGTCGGCGACGTGACGGAGAACCTGCTGAAGGACCGCCGGATCCTCGGTGAGGAAGGCTTCATCTCCGTCGTGGTCGCCGTCGACACCGTCGAGGGCAAGGTGAGCGCCGGGCCCGAGATCCACGCCCGGGGGTTCGCCGACGACCCGTCGGCCTTCGACGACGTGCTGCCGCGGATCGCGGCCGCGCTCGAGGATGCGCTGCGTGACGGCGTGCTCGACTCCCACCAGCTGGAGCGCCTCGTGCGGCGGCAGGTCGGCAAGTGGGTCAGCGACACCCACCGGCGCCGGCCGATGATCGTGCCGGTCGTGATCGAGGCCTGA
- a CDS encoding helix-turn-helix domain-containing protein: MPQERDTGVTVGQMMSAARQAAGMTVDQVADATRVRATLLRAMEDDDFSLCGGDVYARGHLRSVAATLRVDPQPWLDAFSAQVPPAVPPPRKRGGPPAAAGFSRPTPAGAVESLESAADDQTAVMARLSTKSPRVRRGPNWTLAMVVALLAIGVVVVVSLVQRVRTPADAAPPVASLSPTPAPATTASSAPSTPPTSSPPATPSSSAPGAGTTVVVRVTGPRSWVAVGPVRGGKPLFEGVLAEGQTRTFTAAGRLRVVVGDAGAVALTVNGEELGTPGRRGVVARLEFGPAPVASA; the protein is encoded by the coding sequence TTGCCGCAAGAAAGGGACACCGGGGTGACTGTCGGCCAGATGATGTCTGCTGCGCGGCAGGCCGCGGGCATGACGGTCGACCAGGTCGCCGACGCCACCCGGGTGCGTGCCACGCTGCTGCGGGCGATGGAGGACGACGACTTCTCCCTGTGCGGCGGCGACGTGTACGCCCGTGGCCATCTGCGCAGCGTCGCGGCCACTCTGCGGGTCGATCCGCAGCCGTGGCTGGATGCGTTCAGCGCCCAGGTGCCCCCTGCCGTGCCACCGCCACGCAAGCGGGGAGGCCCGCCGGCCGCGGCCGGATTCAGCCGGCCGACGCCGGCCGGCGCGGTGGAATCGCTGGAGTCCGCTGCTGACGACCAGACCGCTGTGATGGCGCGCCTGTCGACGAAGTCGCCGCGGGTGCGCCGTGGACCGAACTGGACGCTGGCCATGGTCGTCGCATTGCTGGCCATCGGCGTTGTCGTCGTCGTGTCCTTGGTGCAACGCGTACGCACGCCCGCCGACGCCGCGCCACCGGTGGCGTCCCTGAGCCCCACGCCGGCGCCGGCCACCACGGCGAGCTCGGCCCCCTCGACTCCGCCGACCAGTTCACCACCGGCGACTCCGTCCAGTTCGGCCCCCGGCGCCGGTACGACCGTGGTGGTCCGGGTCACCGGCCCCCGCAGCTGGGTTGCGGTGGGGCCGGTGCGCGGCGGCAAGCCGCTGTTCGAGGGGGTACTCGCAGAAGGTCAGACGCGCACCTTCACCGCGGCCGGCCGGCTCCGGGTCGTCGTGGGCGACGCGGGCGCTGTCGCCTTGACCGTGAACGGGGAGGAGCTCGGCACCCCGGGACGTCGCGGCGTGGTCGCCCGCCTCGAGTTCGGCCCCGCGCCGGTCGCCAGCGCCTGA
- a CDS encoding radical SAM protein: MASTTDDLRRVALVTLGCARNEVDSEELAARLEADGWLLVADADEADAVVVNTCGFVEAAKKDSVDTLLAAADRPNGRQRAVVAVGCLAERYGADLAAELPEADAVLGFDDYAEIGQRLRSIVAGVPHVAHVPTDRRRLLPLAPVERRDASVALPGHATGLDHRARHAPLTPAGTTPDGATPDGATPNGPTPNGAAPHNATASPDGTAAAHSGPASGPPVLRRRLDGGPVAPLKIASGCDRRCSFCAIPAFRGSFVSRRPTDILAEARWLAADGVRELILVSENSTSYGKDLGDLRLLETLLPELGALPGIDRVRVSYLQPAETRPSLVAAIAGTPGVAPYYDLSFQHASATVLRRMRRFGGTESFLALVEDIRSHDPAAGIRSNVIVGFPGETEDELAELEEFLVAARLDAVGVFGYSDEDGTEAATLPGRLSEQQVRDRVERVSSLVDELTAQRAEDRIGQDVLVLVEHVDGDTGEGRAAHQGPEDGRTTVTGLAGRPAGTLLPAVVVGAEGIDLLAEARELS, from the coding sequence GTGGCATCGACGACCGACGACCTGCGGCGCGTCGCGCTCGTCACGCTGGGCTGTGCCCGCAACGAGGTCGACTCGGAGGAGTTGGCAGCGCGGCTGGAGGCGGACGGCTGGCTGCTGGTCGCCGACGCTGACGAGGCCGACGCCGTCGTGGTCAACACGTGCGGGTTCGTTGAAGCGGCCAAGAAGGACTCGGTGGACACGCTGCTGGCCGCTGCCGACCGGCCGAACGGCCGGCAGCGTGCGGTCGTGGCCGTCGGCTGTCTGGCCGAGCGGTACGGCGCGGACCTGGCCGCGGAACTGCCGGAGGCCGACGCGGTCCTCGGTTTCGACGACTACGCCGAGATCGGTCAACGGCTGCGGTCCATCGTGGCCGGCGTACCGCACGTGGCGCACGTGCCGACCGACCGCCGTCGGCTGCTCCCGCTGGCGCCGGTCGAGCGCCGGGATGCTTCCGTCGCCTTGCCCGGACACGCAACGGGTCTCGACCACCGAGCACGGCACGCCCCCCTGACGCCGGCCGGCACGACGCCGGACGGCGCAACGCCGGACGGCGCAACGCCGAACGGCCCGACGCCGAACGGCGCCGCGCCCCACAACGCCACCGCATCGCCCGACGGCACTGCTGCAGCCCACTCCGGCCCGGCCAGTGGCCCGCCGGTGCTGCGACGCCGGCTCGACGGCGGACCCGTTGCGCCGCTGAAGATCGCCTCGGGGTGTGACCGCCGCTGCTCCTTCTGCGCGATCCCGGCGTTCCGCGGTTCGTTCGTGTCGCGCCGTCCCACCGACATCCTCGCCGAGGCCCGCTGGCTGGCCGCCGACGGCGTCCGGGAATTGATTCTCGTCAGCGAGAACTCCACGTCGTACGGCAAGGATCTCGGCGACCTGCGGCTGCTGGAAACGCTGTTGCCCGAACTCGGTGCGCTGCCCGGGATCGACCGGGTGCGGGTGAGTTACCTGCAGCCCGCCGAGACCCGGCCGTCGCTGGTGGCGGCCATCGCCGGTACGCCGGGGGTCGCGCCGTACTACGACTTGTCCTTCCAGCACGCCAGCGCGACCGTGCTCCGCCGGATGCGCCGGTTCGGTGGGACGGAGTCGTTCCTGGCGCTCGTCGAGGACATCCGCTCCCACGATCCCGCGGCGGGAATCCGCAGCAACGTGATCGTCGGCTTCCCGGGTGAAACCGAGGACGAACTCGCCGAACTCGAGGAGTTCCTCGTCGCGGCGCGGCTGGACGCCGTGGGTGTCTTCGGCTACAGCGACGAGGACGGTACCGAGGCCGCGACGCTGCCCGGCCGGTTGTCCGAGCAGCAGGTACGCGACCGCGTGGAGCGCGTCAGCAGCCTGGTGGACGAACTGACCGCGCAGCGCGCCGAGGACCGTATCGGCCAGGACGTCCTGGTCCTGGTCGAGCACGTCGACGGGGATACCGGCGAGGGCCGAGCCGCCCACCAGGGGCCGGAGGACGGTCGTACGACGGTGACCGGACTGGCCGGCCGGCCGGCCGGCACCCTGCTGCCTGCCGTCGTCGTCGGTGCCGAGGGCATCGACCTGCTCGCCGAGGCCCGGGAACTGTCGTGA
- the pgsA gene encoding CDP-diacylglycerol--glycerol-3-phosphate 3-phosphatidyltransferase codes for MRPAPADHAGDAVADVPVLNLPNALTILRLALVPVFGWLLLSGGGGDDRQRVAAAIVFLVASLTDLADGALARRRHLVTTFGKIADPIADKALIGVALVGLSLLDWLPWWVTGVILAREVGVTVLRFWVIRHGVIPASRGGKAKTVVQMLAIWLYVLPLTGTWLTVAALVMAVGVVLTLATGIDYVVRAWRLRRVSRSRGPIREAQPLVDRRP; via the coding sequence GTGAGGCCGGCACCGGCTGACCATGCCGGCGACGCTGTCGCCGACGTGCCGGTGCTCAACCTGCCCAACGCCCTCACCATCCTGCGGCTCGCGCTGGTCCCCGTCTTCGGCTGGCTGCTGCTGTCCGGTGGCGGCGGGGACGACCGGCAGCGGGTCGCGGCGGCGATCGTGTTCCTCGTCGCGAGCCTGACCGACCTCGCCGACGGCGCGCTGGCCCGGCGCCGGCACCTGGTGACCACGTTCGGCAAGATCGCCGATCCGATCGCCGACAAGGCCCTGATCGGTGTCGCACTGGTGGGGCTGTCGCTGCTGGATTGGCTGCCCTGGTGGGTCACCGGGGTGATCCTGGCCCGTGAGGTCGGCGTGACCGTGCTGCGCTTCTGGGTTATCCGGCACGGAGTGATCCCCGCCAGCCGTGGCGGGAAGGCGAAGACGGTCGTCCAGATGCTCGCGATCTGGCTGTACGTCCTGCCGCTGACCGGCACCTGGCTGACTGTCGCCGCGCTGGTCATGGCCGTCGGGGTCGTACTGACGCTGGCCACTGGTATCGACTACGTCGTGCGGGCCTGGCGGCTGCGGCGGGTGTCGCGATCGCGGGGTCCGATCCGGGAAGCCCAGCCGCTGGTCGACCGGCGTCCATGA
- a CDS encoding nicotinamide-nucleotide amidohydrolase family protein → MTTTAAAVIAALVARGVTVATAESLTGGQLCAVLTEVPGASACVRGAVVSYATDVKASLLDVDPQLLADRGPVDPTVAAQMAVGVCRRLDATYGVACTGVAGPAPQAGQPPGVVYLAVHDAARGTTTGSALRLSGDRMAVRAATVDAALAALLAVAERSDAGVSGREEVPHRDG, encoded by the coding sequence ATGACGACGACCGCTGCAGCAGTTATCGCGGCCCTGGTCGCGCGGGGTGTCACCGTGGCAACGGCGGAGTCGCTGACCGGTGGCCAGCTGTGTGCCGTGCTCACGGAAGTCCCGGGCGCGTCGGCGTGCGTGCGAGGCGCGGTGGTGTCGTACGCCACCGACGTGAAGGCCTCGCTGCTGGATGTGGACCCGCAGCTGCTCGCCGATCGCGGGCCGGTCGATCCCACCGTCGCCGCGCAGATGGCGGTTGGCGTGTGCCGCCGTCTCGATGCGACGTACGGCGTGGCCTGTACCGGGGTCGCAGGCCCGGCGCCACAGGCCGGACAGCCGCCCGGTGTCGTGTACCTGGCGGTGCACGACGCTGCTCGGGGGACGACAACGGGGTCCGCACTGCGGCTGAGCGGCGACCGGATGGCGGTGCGCGCCGCGACCGTGGACGCCGCACTGGCCGCGTTGCTCGCCGTGGCGGAGCGGTCCGACGCGGGTGTCTCGGGCCGGGAAGAAGTGCCCCACCGCGACGGTTGA
- a CDS encoding helix-turn-helix domain-containing protein — protein sequence MIVLRSVIGDELRRRRLRQGRTLRDVSAAARVSLGYLSEVERGQKEASSELLASIAVALDIPMSALLASVTHRVAGLEGLRAVDGGRVAGGPDSMAADVAQTHDRHARNADRDVAAHELRAEDVLLDALDNVAALAVSDGGAVVAAA from the coding sequence GTGATCGTTCTCCGCAGCGTCATCGGCGACGAGTTGCGCCGTCGCCGGCTTCGCCAAGGCCGCACCCTGCGCGACGTGTCAGCTGCTGCCCGGGTATCGCTGGGATACCTGTCCGAGGTCGAGCGCGGTCAGAAGGAAGCCTCGTCCGAGTTGCTCGCCTCGATCGCCGTCGCGCTGGACATCCCGATGTCGGCCTTGCTGGCCTCGGTCACCCACCGGGTCGCTGGCCTGGAGGGCCTGCGAGCCGTCGACGGCGGACGCGTGGCCGGCGGGCCCGACAGCATGGCGGCCGACGTGGCGCAGACCCACGACCGGCACGCGCGCAACGCGGACCGTGACGTGGCAGCCCACGAGTTGCGCGCCGAGGATGTTCTGCTCGATGCCCTGGACAACGTCGCCGCCCTTGCCGTCAGCGACGGCGGCGCGGTCGTCGCCGCAGCCTGA
- a CDS encoding Fpg/Nei family DNA glycosylase, protein MPEGDTVWLTAHRMHAALAGEVLQHTDFRVPALATTDLSGRAVRAVVARGKHLLLRVDGRSGDAVPTGLTLHSHLRMEGSWHLYRPDSRWRGGPLWQVRAVLTTADRVAVAYRMPVLEIVATGAEDRIVGHLGPDLLGADWDLDPDASLDEAVRRLGARPDREIGPALLDQRNLAGIGNVYKNEVLFIRRVHPWTPVGQVDDLAAVVVAARRLLLANRTRPVRVTTGDIRHPAFVTERGGRPCLRCGTPIASAEQGEPPYQRITWWCPRCQPAAVPGSGGTA, encoded by the coding sequence GTGCCCGAAGGTGACACCGTCTGGCTGACCGCCCACCGGATGCACGCGGCACTCGCCGGAGAAGTCCTGCAGCACACCGACTTTCGTGTACCGGCTCTGGCGACCACCGACCTGTCGGGTCGAGCGGTACGAGCCGTCGTGGCCCGCGGCAAGCACCTGTTGCTGCGGGTCGACGGCCGCTCCGGCGACGCTGTTCCCACCGGTCTCACGCTGCACTCCCACCTGCGGATGGAGGGCTCGTGGCACCTGTACCGGCCGGACAGTCGGTGGCGAGGCGGACCGCTCTGGCAGGTCAGGGCGGTGTTGACCACCGCGGACCGGGTGGCCGTGGCCTACCGGATGCCGGTGCTCGAGATCGTCGCCACCGGGGCCGAGGACAGGATCGTCGGCCACCTGGGACCTGATCTGCTCGGGGCTGACTGGGACCTCGACCCCGACGCGAGCCTTGACGAAGCCGTGCGGCGGCTCGGGGCCCGACCGGATCGCGAGATCGGCCCCGCGCTGCTCGACCAACGCAATCTCGCCGGGATCGGCAACGTGTACAAGAACGAAGTGCTGTTCATCCGCCGGGTTCATCCCTGGACACCGGTGGGCCAGGTGGACGACCTGGCCGCGGTGGTCGTCGCCGCCCGGCGGCTGCTGCTGGCGAACCGGACCCGGCCAGTGCGCGTCACCACCGGCGACATCCGCCACCCGGCCTTCGTCACCGAACGCGGTGGGCGGCCATGCCTGCGCTGCGGTACGCCGATCGCCTCAGCCGAGCAGGGTGAGCCGCCGTACCAGCGGATCACCTGGTGGTGTCCACGCTGTCAACCAGCTGCCGTCCCGGGCAGCGGAGGGACGGCGTAG
- a CDS encoding Rrf2 family transcriptional regulator translates to MRLAARTDYALRAALELAAAGGSAVTTDELADKQKIPPRYLGNILGELRRAGVVRGHRGPEGGYTLARPADKISLADVIRALDGALAQVGGERPEHLEYAGAAASLSQVWIAVRASERAILDAVSLADVAAGRLPARVRKLLEDPAAWV, encoded by the coding sequence GTGCGCCTCGCTGCTCGAACCGACTACGCGCTGCGGGCGGCCCTGGAATTGGCCGCCGCAGGCGGATCCGCGGTCACCACCGACGAATTGGCCGACAAGCAGAAAATCCCGCCGCGTTACCTGGGCAACATCCTCGGCGAGTTACGTCGAGCCGGCGTGGTCCGCGGTCACCGGGGACCCGAAGGCGGCTACACCCTGGCGCGGCCGGCCGACAAGATCAGCCTGGCCGACGTCATCCGAGCCCTCGACGGCGCGCTGGCGCAGGTGGGCGGTGAACGGCCGGAGCACCTGGAGTACGCCGGCGCCGCGGCGTCGTTGTCGCAGGTCTGGATTGCGGTCCGGGCCAGCGAGCGGGCCATCCTCGACGCCGTGTCGCTTGCCGACGTCGCCGCAGGCAGGCTGCCCGCGCGGGTACGCAAGCTGCTCGAAGACCCGGCCGCCTGGGTCTGA